The region GACCAGCGCTGACAAGGCGGCCTGGCGATCTGTCATGTTGTTTGCTTCAACAAACTGTCGAACGCAAGCTGAAAGCGCCTCGGCCGAACCGCTCTGCATGAGATAGCCCAGCAGCGTGTTCTTCAGACTGCGGCGAGCCACCGACGCGGCGTCCGGACTATAGGGGGCGCGATCATCCAGACGCTTGAACACCGTCCACATTTCCGCATTCAGCGCATCGGCCAGTTCGAAACGGACCCATTCCCGTACATGATGGATGGCGTCGATATCCGCTACCTCTGCCAGCTCCACGAGATAGGACTCCGTTGGAAGACGGATAATCTCCGCCACCATCGCCGGATCAAGCGCCTCGTTCGTCAGCACGCTGCGATAGACTTCCAGCAGGCGCTGATCCAGCAAGAGCGGCCGACCAGCCTGATGGATCTCAACCAGCCCTTGCAGAACATCCACCGCAAGACTCTGCGCCGCTTCCCAACGGTTGAACCCGTCCGGATCATGCTTGGCCAGGAATACCCGGTCGTCGCGGCTATACGGGTAGTGCATTTTCACCGGGGCCGAGAAATTGCGCAGTAGCGAGGGCAGCGGCTCGCCGGTCAGCCCTTCGAAAACAAAGGTCTGCTCCGGCTCGGTCACGGACAGCACTGTCTCGGTGCCGCGCGGCTGTTGTTCGTCAACCAGTTTCAGGTTCAACTCCTTGCCTTGCGCGTCCAGCAGTGCCATGCGAACCGGGATTACAAAGGGCGCCTTGTCTGGCTGACCCGGCGTGGGCGGACAGCTCTGGCTGAATGTCAGACTGAAGGTACCTGCGCTACTGTCATACTGGCTGCTGACCTTCAGTCGCGGCGTCCCGCCCTGGCTGTACCAGCGTTTGAACTGGGTCAGGTCTACCTGGTTGGCATCTTCCAGCGCCTTGACGAAATCATCGCAGGTCACTGCCTGGCCATCATGACGCTCGAAGTACAGGTCGGTGCCCTTGCGGAAACCCTTTTCACCCAACAGCGTATGCAGCATGCGCACGACTTCGGCGCCCTTCTCGTACACGGTCAGGGTGTAGAAGTTGGAAATCTCGATGAAGGAATCCGGGCGGACCGGGTGCGCCATCGGGCCGGCATCTTCAGCAAACTGATTGGCGCGCAGGAAGGTCACGTCCTCGATACGCTTGACTGTCGCCGAGTTCATGTCGGCGGAGAACTGCGCGTCACGAAAGACCGTGAAGCCTTCTTTCAGTGACAGCTGGAACCAGTCACGACAGGTCACGCGGTTGCCCGACCAGTTGTGAAAATATTCATGGGCAACCACCGCTTCGACACGCTGGAAGGCCATATCGGTGGCGGTATCGGCATGCGCCAGGACACAGCTGGAATTAAAGATATTCAATCCCTTGTTTTCCATCGCACCCATGTTGAAATCATTCACCGCGACAATCATGAAGATATCGAGATCATATTCGCGACCATAGGCTTGCTCATCCCAGCGCATGGAGCGCTTGAGGCTGTCCATCGCGTGATCACACTGCTCGCGGTTTTCCGACTCGACATAGATGCGCAGATCAATCTCACGGCCGCTCATGGTCGTGAAGCTGTCGCGGATCAGACATAGATCGCCGGCAACCAGGGCGAACAGATAAGCGGGCTTGGGAAAGGGATCTTCCCAGGTGATCCAGTGACGACCTCCCTCATGTTCACCCGAGGCGATGGGGTTGCCGTTGGACAGCAACACGGGGAATCCGCCGCGGTCAGCAATTACTGTAGTGGTGAACCGGCTCATCACATCAGGACGGTCCAGGTAATAGGTGATCTTGCGAAAGCCTTCCGCCTCGCACTGGGTGCAGAACATGTCGCCGGACTGGTACAGCCCTTCCAGTGCAGTATTCTCGCGCGGGTGAATGCGCGTGGTGATTGATAGCTCGAACTGCCTGCTGACTGGCTGCAACGTCAGGTTGTCCGCGGTAACCTGATAGTCGGCTTCGCCCAACTGATGATCGTCCAGCGCCACAGAAAGCAGCTCAAGCTCCTGTCCATCGAGCACGAGTTTCGGCAGATTTGCCGATGGCTTATCTTCGTTGACCCGCATCGCCAGACGGCTATGAACCAACGCATGATCATCGAACAGCTCGAAGGTCAGATGGGTTTCATCTATCCAGTAGTCGGGCTGTTGGTAATCCTTGAGATAGATTGTCTTCGGTTGTTCGGTGCGCATGCGTCTGTCCTCAATGAACCGAGAAGGCCATATTGTAGGCGGTGTATTTGCGAATATTGATGACCGCGGTATCGAGCAGGAGATACTGCCCTTTGATACCCAGCAGCGTCCCTTCCAGTACCGGCTCCTTGTCGAGATTAGCCGACTTGGGCTTTTCCACGTATTCAAGCACCGGATAGCGGATTTCCAGTTCCTCGGCGTTATCCAACGGCTGAAATGCCTGTAGGCCATAGCGCGAATGCAACGCGCCGATGCCCTCCTTCGCGCCTTCGAGCAAGGTGTCACGCAGCGCCTTGAGGTTCATCGGCTCCGGCTCGCCACGCAACAGCTTGCGCCAGTTGGTCTTGTCAGCCACCTGCTTACGCAACAGATCTTCAAGCAAACCTGAATGCTGCCTGGCCGATACGCGCATGATTGGCAAGCCCTGGCTCGCGCCCTGATCGATCCAGCGCGTCGGTAGTTGTGTGGCGCGCGTGATGCCTACCTTGGCGCCGGAGGAATTGGCCAGATAGACAATGTGATCAGTCATGCAGAACTGCTCGCCCCACGCCGGGTCGCGACAGGTGCCCAGCTCGTAATGACAGCGTTCAGGACTCATGATGCACAGATCGCATTGGGGCAGCTTGGTGAAGCAGGGGTAGCAATAGCCCTGGCTGTAACTTTTCTTGGTGCGGCGTGCACAGTGCAGGCAGTGAATATCGCCCAGCGCCTCCAGGCGAATCGTTTTACCCAGCAGCTCATTAAGCGGCAGCTTCTGTTCACCGATGGGTAACTGATAATCGACTGTCGCGGCATGACTATCGTCGAGCACGCCCAGCATCTTCTTGACTGAGCCTTCGGCTGACAAAAACGACATCAGTGCAAGGTGTCCGAGGCATTGACGAACATCGACTCAGGTACTGTTTTTTGCTCGGTTTTCTGCGATTTACAGGTCTGCGCCATGTAGCCGGTGCGCTCTTCCTCAGGCAGGTTTTCCTGCTCCCAGGCGATCATTGCCTGCATGCACAATTCTTTCTGTTCCTGAGTCAGCTTGCGGCCATCCGGCCACTTGCCGATCTCCACTGCCAGCTTGAGACTGGCGTAGACGTCCGGCGTAACCGTGCGCAACATTTCAAGGAAGTCGTTCATTTTGCCTCCGCGGGACAGATTTCAGAGCCCAGCAAACCGGCAGATCAGGGCGAGACGCAACCGGGCAACATGAGAGTATTTACCGACGGTAAATAGCCAATGTGCCGGCGTCTATGCAC is a window of Pseudomonas sp. gcc21 DNA encoding:
- the pepN gene encoding aminopeptidase N; the encoded protein is MRTEQPKTIYLKDYQQPDYWIDETHLTFELFDDHALVHSRLAMRVNEDKPSANLPKLVLDGQELELLSVALDDHQLGEADYQVTADNLTLQPVSRQFELSITTRIHPRENTALEGLYQSGDMFCTQCEAEGFRKITYYLDRPDVMSRFTTTVIADRGGFPVLLSNGNPIASGEHEGGRHWITWEDPFPKPAYLFALVAGDLCLIRDSFTTMSGREIDLRIYVESENREQCDHAMDSLKRSMRWDEQAYGREYDLDIFMIVAVNDFNMGAMENKGLNIFNSSCVLAHADTATDMAFQRVEAVVAHEYFHNWSGNRVTCRDWFQLSLKEGFTVFRDAQFSADMNSATVKRIEDVTFLRANQFAEDAGPMAHPVRPDSFIEISNFYTLTVYEKGAEVVRMLHTLLGEKGFRKGTDLYFERHDGQAVTCDDFVKALEDANQVDLTQFKRWYSQGGTPRLKVSSQYDSSAGTFSLTFSQSCPPTPGQPDKAPFVIPVRMALLDAQGKELNLKLVDEQQPRGTETVLSVTEPEQTFVFEGLTGEPLPSLLRNFSAPVKMHYPYSRDDRVFLAKHDPDGFNRWEAAQSLAVDVLQGLVEIHQAGRPLLLDQRLLEVYRSVLTNEALDPAMVAEIIRLPTESYLVELAEVADIDAIHHVREWVRFELADALNAEMWTVFKRLDDRAPYSPDAASVARRSLKNTLLGYLMQSGSAEALSACVRQFVEANNMTDRQAALSALVNSRHEEQKAAALAEFAERWSGYPLVMDQWFGVQAASSLPGGLERVQGLMEHPAFTLRNPNKVRALIGSFAAQNLINFHRKDGAGYRFLADQIIVLNELNPQIASRLLTPLTRWRKYDSARQILMKAELSRILAQPDLSADVYEVVSKSLA
- a CDS encoding DUF2797 domain-containing protein, giving the protein MSFLSAEGSVKKMLGVLDDSHAATVDYQLPIGEQKLPLNELLGKTIRLEALGDIHCLHCARRTKKSYSQGYCYPCFTKLPQCDLCIMSPERCHYELGTCRDPAWGEQFCMTDHIVYLANSSGAKVGITRATQLPTRWIDQGASQGLPIMRVSARQHSGLLEDLLRKQVADKTNWRKLLRGEPEPMNLKALRDTLLEGAKEGIGALHSRYGLQAFQPLDNAEELEIRYPVLEYVEKPKSANLDKEPVLEGTLLGIKGQYLLLDTAVINIRKYTAYNMAFSVH
- a CDS encoding YeaC family protein, whose product is MNDFLEMLRTVTPDVYASLKLAVEIGKWPDGRKLTQEQKELCMQAMIAWEQENLPEEERTGYMAQTCKSQKTEQKTVPESMFVNASDTLH